The following are encoded together in the Synergistaceae bacterium genome:
- a CDS encoding alpha/beta hydrolase, whose product MRKSFLFSLLIVVLAASVSFADLTRETFPLEREGVKLHLERFKSDKGGDPLLLVHGLTYSSHEFDVDVKDYSLARFFARRGFNVWLLDIAGYGQSQEVEDGFTPDSDYAAEDIAAAAKLILEKEGRKCLDVLGWSWGTVTAGRFAAENSEMVRKLVLYAPIVAGLGDVEVENEFNHNTWVHAAGDFQTNPDGSINYAITEPDVVNAFQSNCWRYDKDSSPNGGRRDLLVAATERLIPTEDIEVPVLIIAGSKDDYVSPALCREAFGTLTNKASRIEIIDGAAHAMMMEKPYYKIFRQKVLDFLRAN is encoded by the coding sequence GTGAGAAAGTCATTCTTATTCTCATTGCTGATAGTCGTGCTGGCGGCATCAGTGTCGTTTGCAGACTTAACCCGCGAGACGTTCCCGCTCGAACGCGAGGGCGTGAAGCTTCACCTCGAACGCTTCAAGTCCGACAAGGGCGGAGACCCGCTGCTGCTCGTTCACGGCCTGACGTACTCGTCGCATGAATTTGACGTTGACGTGAAGGACTACAGCCTCGCGAGGTTCTTTGCGCGCAGGGGCTTCAACGTGTGGCTTCTGGACATTGCGGGCTACGGGCAGTCGCAGGAAGTAGAGGACGGGTTCACGCCTGATTCTGACTACGCGGCAGAGGACATTGCGGCGGCGGCCAAGCTCATTCTCGAGAAGGAAGGCAGGAAGTGCCTCGACGTTCTGGGCTGGAGCTGGGGGACAGTTACGGCGGGACGTTTCGCGGCGGAGAACTCGGAGATGGTGCGCAAGCTCGTGCTGTATGCCCCGATCGTTGCGGGTCTCGGCGACGTTGAGGTCGAGAACGAGTTTAACCACAACACGTGGGTTCACGCGGCGGGAGACTTCCAGACGAACCCTGACGGAAGCATCAACTACGCAATCACTGAGCCCGACGTGGTCAACGCGTTCCAGTCGAACTGCTGGCGTTACGACAAGGACTCCAGCCCTAACGGCGGCAGAAGAGACCTGCTTGTTGCCGCAACTGAGAGGCTCATTCCCACTGAGGACATTGAAGTTCCCGTGCTGATCATCGCGGGCTCGAAAGATGACTACGTTTCGCCTGCGCTGTGCCGCGAAGCTTTCGGGACGCTGACGAACAAGGCTTCCCGCATCGAGATAATCGACGGTGCGGCTCACGCAATGATGATGGAGAAGCCGTACTACAAGATTTTCCGCCAGAAGGTTCTGGACTTCCTGAGAGCCAACTAA
- a CDS encoding isoprenylcysteine carboxylmethyltransferase family protein — MREFVFKMRGGIWTLLFLAVLFMVRASTFGQVCACLVLVVLGQVWRCWAAGCIGLYRGENVKANKLAVAGPYALMRNPLYFGNYVIGLGWSIVAGLWGVIVFTVCFFLLYVCVIIPHEESFLHEKFGSEYTDYCVRVKRFFPLSPKLSDIFSGFDPSIIMRSEIHTIISTLVGTCIILGVSMCYT, encoded by the coding sequence ATGCGTGAGTTCGTCTTCAAGATGCGCGGCGGAATCTGGACGCTGCTGTTCTTGGCCGTGCTGTTCATGGTCAGAGCCTCAACGTTCGGGCAGGTCTGCGCGTGCCTCGTGCTCGTCGTGCTTGGCCAAGTCTGGCGGTGCTGGGCGGCGGGGTGCATTGGCCTCTACAGGGGCGAGAACGTCAAGGCGAACAAGCTCGCTGTTGCCGGGCCTTACGCGCTGATGAGAAATCCCCTCTACTTCGGGAACTACGTCATCGGCTTGGGCTGGAGCATCGTTGCTGGATTATGGGGCGTGATTGTCTTCACTGTGTGCTTCTTCTTGCTCTACGTGTGCGTGATTATCCCTCATGAAGAATCATTCCTTCACGAAAAATTCGGCTCTGAGTACACGGATTACTGCGTGAGGGTCAAACGCTTCTTCCCTCTGTCGCCGAAACTCTCTGACATCTTCAGCGGCTTTGACCCATCGATAATAATGCGCTCCGAGATACACACTATAATTTCTACGCTGGTCGGGACGTGTATAATTCTTGGTGTATCCATGTGCTATACTTGA